The Gallus gallus isolate bGalGal1 chromosome 3, bGalGal1.mat.broiler.GRCg7b, whole genome shotgun sequence genome window below encodes:
- the MOCS1 gene encoding molybdenum cofactor biosynthesis protein 1 isoform X2, translated as MAAAWGRRGGPALLRGGLGAAQGRACSTGAPVRAPTGAAQVQELQSSGRARFLLEHAAPFSAFLTDSFGRQHNYLRISLTEKCNLRCQYCMPEEGVQLTPKSELLTAQEIITLAGLFVKEGVEKIRLTGGEPLIRPDVVDIVGQLYKLEGLKTIAVTTNGINLARLLPRLKEAGLNAINISLDTLVPAKFEFIVRRKGFHKVMEGIHKATELGYRPVKVNCVVMRGLNEDELLNFVDFTKDLPLDVRFIEYMPFDGNKWNFKKMVSYKEMLDTIKQRWPELEKLPCEASSTAKSYKVPHFQGQISFITSMSEHFCGSCNRLRITADGNLKVCLFGSSEVSLRDHLRSGASEEELVQIIGAAVSRKKKQHAEPALMSFPLCQDALQNPPYSKLWGHAFSHWLTLTASLSKQMGKALIRNKLTKQLTLPIFHPEQQWYLRTGILQTQLRGFCVFQKDLSSTFDKKCLEASPVGQVSVDCQSKEANPGSEFSNRNSGSCTKIRRASDNLTHTDKEGRATMVDVGGKPDSRRSAVAVAIVRLGEKAFGMVRQNQMKKGDVLAVAQIAGIQGAKLTSQLIPLCHNIPLSHVEVSLSLDEARCAVVIRCSCQTWGKTGVEMEALTAASLAALTVYDMCKAVTHDIVIEEVKLLSKTGGQRGDFSRSLESTSYPDTSSPLDNHC; from the exons GAACTGCAAAGCTCAGGAAGAGCACGTTTCCTGCTGGAACATGCTGCtcccttctctgcttttttgaCTGACAGCTTTGGGCGTCAGCACAACTACTTGCGAATTTCTTTGACAGAGAAGTGCAACCTCAGGT GTCAGTACTGTATGCCAGAGGAGGGTGTTCAGCTGACTCCTAAATCAGAGCTACTTACTGCTCAGGAGATAATCACTCTGGCTGGACTGTTTGTGAAAGAAGGTGTAGAGAAGATCCGTCTGACAGGAGGAGAACCACTTATCCGGCCTGATGTGGTTGATATTGTGG gtCAACTGTACAAGCTAGAAGGGCTGAAAACCATTGCTGTCACAACCAATGGGATCAACTTAGCCAGGTTATTGCCCCGACTGAAGGAGGCAGGACTGAATGCCATCAACATTAGCCTGGATACTTTGGTTCCTGCTAAATTTGAGTTCATTGTCCGGAGGAAAG GCTTTCACAAGGTAATGGAAGGAATCCACAAAGCCACTGAGCTTGGCTACCGTCCTGTTAAG GTAAACTGTGTGGTGATGCGAGGTTTGAATGAGGATGAACTGCTGAACTTTGTGGATTTCACAAAGGATCTGCCCCTTGATGTGCGGTTCATAGAATACATGCCCTTTGATG gCAATAAATGGAACTTCAAGAAGATGGTGAGCTACAAAGAAATGCTTGATACAATTAAACAACGATGGCCTGAATTAGAGAAATTGCCCTGTGAAGCTTCCAGCACAGCCAAG AGTTACAAAGTGCCACATTTCCAGGGACAAATCAGCTTTATCACCTCCATGTCAGAGCACTTCTGTGGATCCTGCAATCGGCTGAGGATAACAGCAGATGGGAACCTGAAG GTGTGCCTGTTTGGGAGTTCAGAAGTGTCCTTGAGAGATCACTTACGGTCAGGTGCCTCAGAGGAAGAGTTGGTTCAAATCAttggagcagcagtgagcagaaaaaagaaacagcatgcTG agcCTGCATTGATGTCATTCCCTCTATGCCAAGATGCCCTCCAGAATCCCCCATATTCAAAACTGTGGGGCCACGCATTTAGCCATTGGCTAACTTTGACAGCAAGTTTATCCAAGCAAATGGGAAAAGCATTAATAAGAAATAAACTTACAAAACAGCTTACCCTGCCAATATTTCACCCAGAGCAACAGTGGTACCTAAGGACAGGAATTCTACAAACCCAGCTGAGAGGCTTCTGTGTCTTCCAAAAGGACTTGAGCTCCACATTTGACAAAAAGTGCCTTGAGGCTTCTCCTGTTGGCCAAGTTTCTGTGGACTGTCAGTCCAAAGAGGCAAATCCAGGATCTGAATTCTCTAACAGGAATTCGGGATCTTGCACCAAGATCCGTCGTGCCTCTGATAACTTGACTCACACAGATAAGGAAGGACGGGCCACAATGGTGGATGTTGGAGGGAAACCAGATTCCAGAAGAAgtgctgttgctgttgctaTAGTTCGCCTGGGTGAGAAGGCATTTGGGATGGTGAGGCAAAACCAAATGAAGAAAGGGGATGTACTGGCAGTAGCACAGATTGCAGGAATTCAGGGAGCTAAACTGACCAGCCAGTTGATCCCTTTGTGTCACAACATCCCTCTTAGCCATGTTGAGGTGTCCCTGAGCCTGGATGAGGCCAGATGTGCAGTGGTGATTCGCTGCTCCTGCCAGACCTGGGGGAAGACAGGTGTGGAAATGGAAGCTCTGACAGCTGCCAGCCTGGCTGCCTTGACTGTGTATGACATGTGCAAAGCAGTCACTCATGACATTGTCATCGAGGAGGTGAAGTTGCTTAGTAAGACAGGTGGGCAGAGAGGAGACTTCTCTAGAAGTTTAGAGTCTACATCATATCCAGACACTTCCAGCCCTCTAGATAACCACTGCTAG
- the MOCS1 gene encoding molybdenum cofactor biosynthesis protein 1 isoform X3, whose protein sequence is MPEEGVQLTPKSELLTAQEIITLAGLFVKEGVEKIRLTGGEPLIRPDVVDIVGQLYKLEGLKTIAVTTNGINLARLLPRLKEAGLNAINISLDTLVPAKFEFIVRRKGFHKVMEGIHKATELGYRPVKVNCVVMRGLNEDELLNFVDFTKDLPLDVRFIEYMPFDGNKWNFKKMVSYKEMLDTIKQRWPELEKLPCEASSTAKSYKVPHFQGQISFITSMSEHFCGSCNRLRITADGNLKVCLFGSSEVSLRDHLRSGASEEELVQIIGAAVSRKKKQHAGMFNIAQMKNRPMILIEPALMSFPLCQDALQNPPYSKLWGHAFSHWLTLTASLSKQMGKALIRNKLTKQLTLPIFHPEQQWYLRTGILQTQLRGFCVFQKDLSSTFDKKCLEASPVGQVSVDCQSKEANPGSEFSNRNSGSCTKIRRASDNLTHTDKEGRATMVDVGGKPDSRRSAVAVAIVRLGEKAFGMVRQNQMKKGDVLAVAQIAGIQGAKLTSQLIPLCHNIPLSHVEVSLSLDEARCAVVIRCSCQTWGKTGVEMEALTAASLAALTVYDMCKAVTHDIVIEEVKLLSKTGGQRGDFSRSLESTSYPDTSSPLDNHC, encoded by the exons ATGCCAGAGGAGGGTGTTCAGCTGACTCCTAAATCAGAGCTACTTACTGCTCAGGAGATAATCACTCTGGCTGGACTGTTTGTGAAAGAAGGTGTAGAGAAGATCCGTCTGACAGGAGGAGAACCACTTATCCGGCCTGATGTGGTTGATATTGTGG gtCAACTGTACAAGCTAGAAGGGCTGAAAACCATTGCTGTCACAACCAATGGGATCAACTTAGCCAGGTTATTGCCCCGACTGAAGGAGGCAGGACTGAATGCCATCAACATTAGCCTGGATACTTTGGTTCCTGCTAAATTTGAGTTCATTGTCCGGAGGAAAG GCTTTCACAAGGTAATGGAAGGAATCCACAAAGCCACTGAGCTTGGCTACCGTCCTGTTAAG GTAAACTGTGTGGTGATGCGAGGTTTGAATGAGGATGAACTGCTGAACTTTGTGGATTTCACAAAGGATCTGCCCCTTGATGTGCGGTTCATAGAATACATGCCCTTTGATG gCAATAAATGGAACTTCAAGAAGATGGTGAGCTACAAAGAAATGCTTGATACAATTAAACAACGATGGCCTGAATTAGAGAAATTGCCCTGTGAAGCTTCCAGCACAGCCAAG AGTTACAAAGTGCCACATTTCCAGGGACAAATCAGCTTTATCACCTCCATGTCAGAGCACTTCTGTGGATCCTGCAATCGGCTGAGGATAACAGCAGATGGGAACCTGAAG GTGTGCCTGTTTGGGAGTTCAGAAGTGTCCTTGAGAGATCACTTACGGTCAGGTGCCTCAGAGGAAGAGTTGGTTCAAATCAttggagcagcagtgagcagaaaaaagaaacagcatgcTG gCATGTTTAACATTGCCCAGATGAAAAATCGTCCAATGATCCTGATTG agcCTGCATTGATGTCATTCCCTCTATGCCAAGATGCCCTCCAGAATCCCCCATATTCAAAACTGTGGGGCCACGCATTTAGCCATTGGCTAACTTTGACAGCAAGTTTATCCAAGCAAATGGGAAAAGCATTAATAAGAAATAAACTTACAAAACAGCTTACCCTGCCAATATTTCACCCAGAGCAACAGTGGTACCTAAGGACAGGAATTCTACAAACCCAGCTGAGAGGCTTCTGTGTCTTCCAAAAGGACTTGAGCTCCACATTTGACAAAAAGTGCCTTGAGGCTTCTCCTGTTGGCCAAGTTTCTGTGGACTGTCAGTCCAAAGAGGCAAATCCAGGATCTGAATTCTCTAACAGGAATTCGGGATCTTGCACCAAGATCCGTCGTGCCTCTGATAACTTGACTCACACAGATAAGGAAGGACGGGCCACAATGGTGGATGTTGGAGGGAAACCAGATTCCAGAAGAAgtgctgttgctgttgctaTAGTTCGCCTGGGTGAGAAGGCATTTGGGATGGTGAGGCAAAACCAAATGAAGAAAGGGGATGTACTGGCAGTAGCACAGATTGCAGGAATTCAGGGAGCTAAACTGACCAGCCAGTTGATCCCTTTGTGTCACAACATCCCTCTTAGCCATGTTGAGGTGTCCCTGAGCCTGGATGAGGCCAGATGTGCAGTGGTGATTCGCTGCTCCTGCCAGACCTGGGGGAAGACAGGTGTGGAAATGGAAGCTCTGACAGCTGCCAGCCTGGCTGCCTTGACTGTGTATGACATGTGCAAAGCAGTCACTCATGACATTGTCATCGAGGAGGTGAAGTTGCTTAGTAAGACAGGTGGGCAGAGAGGAGACTTCTCTAGAAGTTTAGAGTCTACATCATATCCAGACACTTCCAGCCCTCTAGATAACCACTGCTAG
- the MOCS1 gene encoding molybdenum cofactor biosynthesis protein 1 isoform X1 — protein MAAAWGRRGGPALLRGGLGAAQGRACSTGAPVRAPTGAAQVQELQSSGRARFLLEHAAPFSAFLTDSFGRQHNYLRISLTEKCNLRCQYCMPEEGVQLTPKSELLTAQEIITLAGLFVKEGVEKIRLTGGEPLIRPDVVDIVGQLYKLEGLKTIAVTTNGINLARLLPRLKEAGLNAINISLDTLVPAKFEFIVRRKGFHKVMEGIHKATELGYRPVKVNCVVMRGLNEDELLNFVDFTKDLPLDVRFIEYMPFDGNKWNFKKMVSYKEMLDTIKQRWPELEKLPCEASSTAKSYKVPHFQGQISFITSMSEHFCGSCNRLRITADGNLKVCLFGSSEVSLRDHLRSGASEEELVQIIGAAVSRKKKQHAGMFNIAQMKNRPMILIEPALMSFPLCQDALQNPPYSKLWGHAFSHWLTLTASLSKQMGKALIRNKLTKQLTLPIFHPEQQWYLRTGILQTQLRGFCVFQKDLSSTFDKKCLEASPVGQVSVDCQSKEANPGSEFSNRNSGSCTKIRRASDNLTHTDKEGRATMVDVGGKPDSRRSAVAVAIVRLGEKAFGMVRQNQMKKGDVLAVAQIAGIQGAKLTSQLIPLCHNIPLSHVEVSLSLDEARCAVVIRCSCQTWGKTGVEMEALTAASLAALTVYDMCKAVTHDIVIEEVKLLSKTGGQRGDFSRSLESTSYPDTSSPLDNHC, from the exons GAACTGCAAAGCTCAGGAAGAGCACGTTTCCTGCTGGAACATGCTGCtcccttctctgcttttttgaCTGACAGCTTTGGGCGTCAGCACAACTACTTGCGAATTTCTTTGACAGAGAAGTGCAACCTCAGGT GTCAGTACTGTATGCCAGAGGAGGGTGTTCAGCTGACTCCTAAATCAGAGCTACTTACTGCTCAGGAGATAATCACTCTGGCTGGACTGTTTGTGAAAGAAGGTGTAGAGAAGATCCGTCTGACAGGAGGAGAACCACTTATCCGGCCTGATGTGGTTGATATTGTGG gtCAACTGTACAAGCTAGAAGGGCTGAAAACCATTGCTGTCACAACCAATGGGATCAACTTAGCCAGGTTATTGCCCCGACTGAAGGAGGCAGGACTGAATGCCATCAACATTAGCCTGGATACTTTGGTTCCTGCTAAATTTGAGTTCATTGTCCGGAGGAAAG GCTTTCACAAGGTAATGGAAGGAATCCACAAAGCCACTGAGCTTGGCTACCGTCCTGTTAAG GTAAACTGTGTGGTGATGCGAGGTTTGAATGAGGATGAACTGCTGAACTTTGTGGATTTCACAAAGGATCTGCCCCTTGATGTGCGGTTCATAGAATACATGCCCTTTGATG gCAATAAATGGAACTTCAAGAAGATGGTGAGCTACAAAGAAATGCTTGATACAATTAAACAACGATGGCCTGAATTAGAGAAATTGCCCTGTGAAGCTTCCAGCACAGCCAAG AGTTACAAAGTGCCACATTTCCAGGGACAAATCAGCTTTATCACCTCCATGTCAGAGCACTTCTGTGGATCCTGCAATCGGCTGAGGATAACAGCAGATGGGAACCTGAAG GTGTGCCTGTTTGGGAGTTCAGAAGTGTCCTTGAGAGATCACTTACGGTCAGGTGCCTCAGAGGAAGAGTTGGTTCAAATCAttggagcagcagtgagcagaaaaaagaaacagcatgcTG gCATGTTTAACATTGCCCAGATGAAAAATCGTCCAATGATCCTGATTG agcCTGCATTGATGTCATTCCCTCTATGCCAAGATGCCCTCCAGAATCCCCCATATTCAAAACTGTGGGGCCACGCATTTAGCCATTGGCTAACTTTGACAGCAAGTTTATCCAAGCAAATGGGAAAAGCATTAATAAGAAATAAACTTACAAAACAGCTTACCCTGCCAATATTTCACCCAGAGCAACAGTGGTACCTAAGGACAGGAATTCTACAAACCCAGCTGAGAGGCTTCTGTGTCTTCCAAAAGGACTTGAGCTCCACATTTGACAAAAAGTGCCTTGAGGCTTCTCCTGTTGGCCAAGTTTCTGTGGACTGTCAGTCCAAAGAGGCAAATCCAGGATCTGAATTCTCTAACAGGAATTCGGGATCTTGCACCAAGATCCGTCGTGCCTCTGATAACTTGACTCACACAGATAAGGAAGGACGGGCCACAATGGTGGATGTTGGAGGGAAACCAGATTCCAGAAGAAgtgctgttgctgttgctaTAGTTCGCCTGGGTGAGAAGGCATTTGGGATGGTGAGGCAAAACCAAATGAAGAAAGGGGATGTACTGGCAGTAGCACAGATTGCAGGAATTCAGGGAGCTAAACTGACCAGCCAGTTGATCCCTTTGTGTCACAACATCCCTCTTAGCCATGTTGAGGTGTCCCTGAGCCTGGATGAGGCCAGATGTGCAGTGGTGATTCGCTGCTCCTGCCAGACCTGGGGGAAGACAGGTGTGGAAATGGAAGCTCTGACAGCTGCCAGCCTGGCTGCCTTGACTGTGTATGACATGTGCAAAGCAGTCACTCATGACATTGTCATCGAGGAGGTGAAGTTGCTTAGTAAGACAGGTGGGCAGAGAGGAGACTTCTCTAGAAGTTTAGAGTCTACATCATATCCAGACACTTCCAGCCCTCTAGATAACCACTGCTAG